A window of Candidatus Beckwithbacteria bacterium genomic DNA:
GGATTCCGCTTTTGACTCGTGAGCAAGAAATTGATTTGGCTAGGCGTTATGAGGAAGGTGATTTAAAAGCCAAAGCTCATTTAACGACCGCTAATTTACGCTTAGTAGTTTCTATTGCTAAAAAATACATTGGTCGGGGTATGAGCTTTTTAGATTTGATCCAAGAAGGTAATAAAGGCTTAATTAGAGCGGTTGAAAAATACGACTGGAAACGAGGGTATAAATTTTCGACCTATGCTACTTGGTGGATTCGCCAAGCTATTACTCGAGCTATTGCCGATCAGGCTCGGACCATCCGCATTCCGGTTCACATGGTTGAGACTATCAATAAACTAGTTCGGACTCAACGCCGGTTGATGCAGGATTTGGGCCGCGATCCCTCGCCAGAAGAAGTAGGTAAAGAAATGGATCTTGACCCAGATAAAGTTCGCGAAATTATGAAAATTTCGCAAAAAACCACCTCTTTAGAAACCCCAATTGGTGATGATGAAGACAGCTATTTAGGTGATTTTATTGCTGATGATACTCAAGAGTCGCCATATGAGCTGACCTCCCGCCATCTGCTTAAAGAAAATCTGATGGAAGTGCTCTCGGCTTTATCTGATCGTGAAGCCAAAGTTCTCAAAATGCGCTTTGGTTTAGAAGGCAAGCGTCCTATGACCTTGGAAGAAGTTGGTAGTGAATTTGGAGTGACTAGAGAACGAATTCGGCAAATTGAAGCTAAAGCACTGCGTAAACTAAAACATCCCAGTCGAAGGAAAAAACTTCAAGATTTCCTTGACTAAAATGCTGCCACCTCAAACTTGGTGTGAGATTTTAAAAAATGAAAGAAATCAAAACCAAGTTTGATGTAAACTTTTATGGTTTCATCCCAACTTCAACAGGGCTTACTTGATC
This region includes:
- the rpoD gene encoding RNA polymerase sigma factor RpoD is translated as MAKTTKKPTKAKIDTKPLIAQGKKNGFVTQDNILDMFPKAEDHIDELDVLYDKLYKLGIDVFESMSEEEADEEKEASDLEKELEVLATLSDKKLADPVRMYLKEIGRIPLLTREQEIDLARRYEEGDLKAKAHLTTANLRLVVSIAKKYIGRGMSFLDLIQEGNKGLIRAVEKYDWKRGYKFSTYATWWIRQAITRAIADQARTIRIPVHMVETINKLVRTQRRLMQDLGRDPSPEEVGKEMDLDPDKVREIMKISQKTTSLETPIGDDEDSYLGDFIADDTQESPYELTSRHLLKENLMEVLSALSDREAKVLKMRFGLEGKRPMTLEEVGSEFGVTRERIRQIEAKALRKLKHPSRRKKLQDFLD